From Riemerella anatipestifer ATCC 11845 = DSM 15868, a single genomic window includes:
- a CDS encoding Gfo/Idh/MocA family protein, with protein MINIAILGLGFMGKKYLTAIEEIDEAQVSAIIDDSATENIANIPYFKSLDDVLCSEIKMDLVVISTPNYLHFSQAKTLLEHGYHILIEKPFCLKGSDMEVLIKIAQEKQLKIFFSTPNRFSPALAWLKKIQSENILGQSYLVQVNCFWNRDQRYYTPQSWKGKKELDGGTLYTQFFHFLDLILFTFGKAELLSSYMGTFRHQSLIEIEDTGVLTLKLATGGLVNFNFTTAVWDKNMETSMNIIAENGSVKISGQYFDEVSLCNLKNYKFSLYEITDNEYSNLQLNLKYALKKLYDTECDLEEMLYHQNLISLVENIYRNSK; from the coding sequence ATGATAAATATTGCAATTCTTGGGTTGGGGTTTATGGGAAAAAAATACCTCACAGCGATTGAAGAAATTGATGAAGCACAAGTTTCTGCAATCATAGATGATTCAGCTACTGAAAACATAGCGAATATACCTTACTTTAAATCTTTAGATGATGTTTTATGTTCAGAAATTAAGATGGATTTAGTGGTAATATCAACGCCAAACTATCTGCATTTTTCCCAAGCAAAAACACTTTTAGAACACGGTTATCATATTTTAATAGAGAAACCATTTTGTCTAAAAGGTTCTGATATGGAAGTCTTAATTAAAATAGCTCAAGAAAAGCAACTAAAAATATTTTTTTCTACTCCTAATAGATTTTCTCCTGCTTTGGCGTGGTTGAAAAAAATTCAGTCCGAAAATATTCTGGGGCAATCGTACCTTGTTCAAGTTAATTGTTTTTGGAATAGAGACCAAAGATACTACACACCACAATCGTGGAAGGGTAAAAAAGAGCTAGATGGAGGCACTTTATACACTCAGTTTTTTCATTTTTTAGATTTAATACTTTTTACCTTCGGAAAGGCAGAGCTACTGTCAAGTTATATGGGTACCTTTAGACATCAGTCTTTGATAGAGATAGAAGATACAGGAGTACTCACTCTAAAGTTGGCAACGGGAGGTTTAGTTAATTTTAATTTCACTACGGCGGTTTGGGATAAAAATATGGAAACTTCTATGAATATCATTGCTGAAAATGGGAGTGTTAAAATTTCTGGGCAGTACTTTGATGAGGTAAGTCTTTGTAATCTTAAAAACTATAAATTTAGTTTATATGAAATTACTGATAATGAGTATTCTAATTTGCAATTAAATTTAAAATATGCATTGAAAAAACTTTACGATACAGAATGTGATTTGGAAGAAATGCTTTATCATCAGAATTTAATTTCTTTGGTGGAGAACATCTATAGAAATTCAAAATAA
- a CDS encoding ATP-dependent Clp protease ATP-binding subunit produces MMSNKFSGGLDKVLKASAKEAKRLESEFLNTEHLLLGIIKTDNSAREILQNLQVDLTQIRRKIEALNSLSSNVFPPKEMEVIPFTKMADYALKRADLESKSYRSEHINTVHLLLGILYKMEDPTTQILESYDVDYEAVTKEYRTMLEQNGISPKMSSEYDDSNEERESFGQPNKSSSSIGTAKSKTPTLDNFGRDLTALAKEGRLDPVIGREKEIERVSQILSRRKKNNPLLIGEPGVGKSAIAEGLALRIHQKRVSRVLYNKRVITLDLASLVAGTKYRGQFEERMKAIMTELEKNRDVILFIDELHTIVGAGGSTGSLDASNMFKPALARGEIQCIGATTLDEYRQHIEKDGALERRFQKVMVEPTSIEETIQILYQIKDKYEEHHNVIYTDDAIKACVNLTSRYITDRFLPDKAIDAMDEAGSRVYIKNMKVPTELVDFEAKIEEVKDLKQKAVKAQDYLEARRLKDEEERLQIELNLVQEEWDRNVKEMKETVTEENVAEVVSMMSGVPVTKVGKNELDKLAEMDKNLNGKVIGQEEAVKKVVKSIQRNRTGLKDPNRPIGTFIFLGTTGVGKTELAKVMAKELFNSEDALIRIDMSEYMEKFAVSRLVGAPPGYVGYEEGGQLTEAVRRKPYSVVLLDEIEKAHSDVFNLLLQILDEGFVTDSLGRKIDFRNTIVILTSNIGTRQLKDFGDGVGFGTSAKKSSTDAHARSTIESALKKAFAPEFLNRIDDIIIFNALEKEDIKKIIDLELNKLYQRLSKLGYTVSLTEEAKDFIAEKGWDKDFGARPLKRAVQKYIEDLLAELLVTKQLSEGESVVLKLNEAKDALEKQN; encoded by the coding sequence ATGATGAGTAATAAATTTTCGGGAGGATTGGATAAAGTCCTCAAAGCGAGTGCTAAAGAAGCAAAAAGATTAGAAAGTGAATTTCTTAATACCGAACACCTTCTTTTAGGGATTATTAAAACAGATAATTCTGCGAGGGAAATATTACAGAATTTACAGGTAGATTTAACCCAAATAAGACGAAAGATAGAAGCTTTAAACTCTTTAAGTTCTAATGTTTTTCCACCGAAAGAAATGGAGGTAATTCCATTTACTAAAATGGCAGATTATGCACTTAAAAGAGCTGATTTGGAAAGTAAAAGTTACCGTTCAGAACATATCAATACGGTTCACTTGCTATTGGGTATTCTTTACAAAATGGAAGACCCTACCACTCAGATTCTAGAAAGTTATGATGTAGATTATGAGGCGGTTACTAAAGAGTATCGCACGATGTTAGAGCAGAACGGGATTTCGCCTAAAATGAGTAGTGAGTATGATGATAGTAATGAGGAAAGAGAAAGCTTTGGGCAACCTAATAAATCAAGTAGCAGTATCGGAACTGCAAAAAGTAAAACACCTACCTTGGATAATTTCGGTAGAGATTTAACGGCTTTGGCTAAGGAAGGAAGGTTAGACCCAGTAATTGGTAGGGAAAAAGAGATAGAACGAGTATCACAAATTCTGTCCAGAAGAAAGAAAAATAATCCACTCCTTATTGGAGAGCCAGGTGTGGGGAAATCTGCTATTGCAGAGGGGTTAGCATTAAGGATACATCAGAAAAGAGTTTCTCGTGTATTGTACAACAAGCGTGTAATTACTTTAGATTTAGCAAGTTTGGTTGCGGGTACAAAGTACAGAGGTCAGTTTGAGGAAAGAATGAAAGCAATTATGACAGAACTAGAAAAAAATAGAGATGTCATTTTGTTCATAGACGAGTTGCATACTATTGTAGGGGCGGGAGGTTCTACGGGAAGTTTAGATGCGTCTAATATGTTCAAACCTGCTTTGGCAAGGGGAGAAATACAATGCATTGGAGCTACTACTTTAGATGAGTACAGACAGCATATAGAGAAAGATGGTGCTTTGGAGAGACGTTTCCAAAAAGTAATGGTAGAGCCGACTTCCATAGAAGAAACCATTCAGATTTTGTATCAAATTAAAGATAAGTACGAAGAACATCACAATGTAATTTATACAGATGACGCTATCAAGGCTTGTGTTAATCTTACCTCTAGATACATCACAGATAGATTTTTACCAGATAAAGCCATAGATGCTATGGACGAAGCGGGTTCTAGGGTTTACATTAAAAATATGAAAGTCCCTACCGAACTTGTAGATTTTGAAGCCAAAATAGAAGAAGTTAAAGACCTTAAACAAAAAGCGGTTAAAGCTCAAGATTACCTAGAAGCGAGAAGGCTTAAAGATGAAGAAGAGCGTTTACAAATAGAACTTAATTTGGTTCAGGAAGAATGGGATAGAAATGTAAAAGAGATGAAAGAAACGGTTACGGAGGAGAATGTCGCAGAAGTAGTATCAATGATGAGTGGTGTTCCTGTAACTAAAGTTGGCAAAAACGAACTTGATAAACTTGCCGAAATGGACAAAAACCTTAATGGTAAGGTAATTGGTCAAGAAGAAGCCGTTAAAAAAGTAGTGAAATCTATCCAAAGAAATAGAACAGGACTAAAAGACCCTAACCGTCCTATTGGTACTTTTATTTTCCTAGGAACAACAGGAGTTGGTAAAACAGAGCTAGCTAAAGTGATGGCTAAGGAATTATTCAACTCCGAAGATGCACTCATAAGAATAGATATGAGCGAATATATGGAGAAATTTGCGGTGTCTAGACTTGTAGGGGCGCCTCCAGGATATGTGGGGTATGAAGAAGGCGGACAACTTACAGAAGCCGTTAGAAGAAAGCCTTATTCGGTAGTGCTTTTAGATGAGATAGAAAAAGCTCACTCTGATGTGTTTAACCTATTGTTGCAGATTTTAGATGAAGGTTTCGTAACCGATAGTTTGGGTAGAAAAATAGACTTTAGAAATACGATTGTTATTTTGACCTCTAACATTGGTACTCGTCAACTGAAAGATTTTGGTGATGGTGTAGGCTTCGGAACTTCAGCGAAAAAATCTAGTACCGATGCCCACGCAAGAAGTACGATAGAGTCGGCTCTTAAAAAAGCATTTGCTCCGGAGTTTTTAAATAGAATAGATGATATTATTATTTTCAACGCTTTAGAGAAAGAAGATATTAAGAAAATTATAGATTTAGAACTTAATAAACTTTACCAAAGATTAAGCAAACTAGGTTATACCGTAAGTCTTACAGAGGAAGCCAAGGACTTTATTGCTGAGAAAGGTTGGGATAAAGACTTCGGTGCTAGACCACTGAAAAGAGCGGTACAAAAGTACATAGAAGATTTACTAGCCGAGCTTTTGGTAACCAAACAATTAAGCGAAGGCGAAAGTGTAGTCTTAAAATTAAATGAAGCTAAAGACGCTTTAGAAAAACAAAATTAA
- a CDS encoding glycosyltransferase codes for MKVIVSAFSNLYTDQRIEKVCQTLYDNGYQIELIGNDWGGNGAMERPYPFSRIHIKSKNLRGAYLEFNKKLYTELLKKADKNTILHANDIDAILPNLWVSKKLGVPLIFDSHEIFTEMPAIKGRWTQKIWQMVERYSLPKIKYMMTESESYAQWFRERYPVNPVVVRNIPRKITTPITIPQNTPKVILYQGAINQSRGIDKAIQALIYIDNVIFKIAGDGPKRKEYEALVEKLNLNHKVSFLGKLHPTELRKLTQTADVGLSIEENGGVSYLYSLPNKVADYIQSRVPLVMINFPEMKRVYNDFKVGEIVDSHNPKALADAITRVLEKGRLHYQSELEKAAEALCWEKDEEKILSLYHQVIAESNII; via the coding sequence ATGAAAGTAATTGTATCAGCTTTCAGCAATTTATATACAGACCAGAGGATAGAAAAAGTTTGCCAAACTCTCTATGACAACGGTTATCAAATAGAACTCATTGGAAACGATTGGGGAGGAAATGGAGCAATGGAGCGCCCTTATCCTTTTAGCAGAATACACATCAAATCGAAAAATCTCCGTGGAGCATACCTTGAGTTTAATAAAAAGCTTTATACCGAATTACTAAAAAAAGCGGACAAAAATACCATCTTACATGCTAACGATATAGATGCAATACTCCCCAACCTTTGGGTTTCCAAAAAATTAGGTGTTCCTCTTATTTTTGATAGTCACGAAATCTTCACCGAAATGCCAGCCATTAAAGGAAGATGGACTCAAAAAATTTGGCAAATGGTAGAACGATATTCGCTTCCTAAAATCAAATATATGATGACGGAAAGCGAAAGCTACGCCCAATGGTTTAGAGAACGCTATCCCGTAAATCCTGTTGTAGTGAGAAATATCCCTAGAAAAATCACTACACCTATTACCATACCTCAAAACACTCCAAAAGTAATTTTATACCAAGGAGCCATCAACCAATCCAGAGGCATAGACAAAGCTATACAAGCTTTAATCTACATTGATAATGTGATTTTTAAAATCGCAGGAGACGGCCCCAAAAGAAAGGAATACGAAGCATTGGTTGAAAAATTAAATCTCAATCATAAAGTTTCGTTCTTAGGAAAGCTACATCCTACGGAGCTAAGAAAACTTACTCAAACGGCAGATGTTGGTCTTAGCATTGAAGAAAACGGCGGTGTAAGTTACCTCTACTCTCTACCGAACAAAGTGGCAGATTATATACAGAGTAGAGTCCCGCTCGTGATGATAAACTTCCCTGAAATGAAGAGGGTTTATAACGATTTTAAAGTGGGAGAAATAGTAGATTCTCACAACCCAAAAGCACTCGCTGATGCCATAACCCGTGTGCTAGAAAAGGGACGATTGCACTACCAATCTGAACTAGAAAAAGCCGCCGAAGCTCTATGCTGGGAAAAGGACGAGGAGAAAATCCTTTCGCTTTATCATCAAGTAATTGCAGAATCAAACATTATATAA
- a CDS encoding YgjV family protein, producing the protein MNPEYIGYLASAFVAISFLLKEINKIRLVNLIGCLLFVAYGFLIDSLPVIITNILISVVQVYYLFLAKKQ; encoded by the coding sequence ATGAATCCTGAATATATAGGCTATTTAGCGTCTGCCTTTGTTGCTATCAGTTTTTTACTAAAAGAAATTAACAAGATAAGATTGGTCAACCTAATTGGCTGCCTACTATTTGTAGCTTATGGTTTCTTGATAGACAGTCTACCTGTAATTATCACCAATATTCTTATTTCTGTAGTTCAGGTATATTATCTTTTCTTAGCCAAAAAGCAATGA
- the rpiB gene encoding ribose 5-phosphate isomerase B, which translates to MKKIAIACDHAGFEYKEFIKKELANEYQITDFGTNSADSVDYPDFVHPAASSVENGENEMGILICGSGQGVQLTANKHQGIRCALCWMPELGALARQHNNCNMVAVPARFISKELALEIIKTFLNTEFEGGRHQNRVSKIAFC; encoded by the coding sequence ATGAAAAAAATTGCTATCGCTTGTGACCACGCTGGGTTTGAATACAAAGAATTTATAAAAAAAGAATTAGCCAACGAATACCAAATTACCGACTTTGGCACAAATTCTGCTGACTCCGTAGATTATCCAGATTTTGTACATCCTGCAGCGAGTTCTGTAGAAAACGGTGAAAATGAAATGGGCATACTCATTTGTGGTAGTGGGCAAGGTGTACAGCTTACCGCTAACAAACACCAAGGCATTAGATGTGCGTTGTGTTGGATGCCAGAGCTTGGAGCCTTAGCTAGACAACATAACAATTGCAATATGGTAGCCGTTCCTGCTCGTTTTATTTCAAAAGAACTGGCACTAGAAATCATCAAAACATTTTTAAATACTGAGTTTGAAGGAGGAAGACACCAAAATAGAGTGTCCAAAATAGCGTTCTGCTAA
- a CDS encoding carboxy terminal-processing peptidase gives MFKKIKINTLLLFIPLTTLIFCFNSPKNDDEKMQTIMMSVRNTLSYLHYSPKPINDAYSQDVYNKYFEKIDPFKRYFLKSDMQEFEKHKTKLDDYLNQGDLTFYKLTTDRLYQRMEELDGITQEIFSKPIDLNEDEVLVLEPKDKESPVDKADLTKEWKRYIKYNILQEMEVMSNREERRKKLKDSLIANKLKDTVTLKILSPEEKKIKATEEIKDLMSNMFKRFQKRKKMDWFSVYMNAYTEVFDPHTNYYSPKDKEDFDMQFKGSFIGIGAVIQEKKGGIFLGALTVGAPAWKSKQLTEGDKLIKVKPSPKEEAISVNGMLVDEVVRYIRGKKDTPVTLTVMKKDGTIKDVTLIRDEVQIEDTFARSLVINTAKGEKVGYIYLPSFNADFGDAKGRNASDDVKAEIAKLKKEGVTRLVLDLRNNGGGSLSEVVDMMGLFMNNGPVVQIKDGNGKIEVYKNKTNAPVWDGPLLIMQNELSASASEILAGAMKAYGRAVIFGSPSSYGKGTVQTFVDLNRFLNTSDDFGALKLTIQKFYGIDGASNQRKGITSDISLKDFFSYAEIGERYQDYALAWDKIGTTDFKPLNQINIAALVKRSQERMANNGTYQLLQESAQWKESLDKEKSITINQTRFNDLMKKRKQEIERFKVLDKYNNGLKFTLHKEEQMRGKTDTTFAHKSDIWLKGLKKDLFLQEGVNVVLDIK, from the coding sequence ATGTTTAAAAAAATAAAAATTAATACACTATTATTATTTATTCCACTTACCACTTTAATATTTTGCTTTAACTCACCTAAGAATGATGATGAGAAAATGCAGACTATTATGATGAGTGTTCGTAATACGTTGTCTTATTTGCATTATAGCCCAAAGCCTATCAATGATGCGTATTCGCAAGATGTTTACAATAAATATTTTGAAAAGATAGACCCATTTAAACGCTACTTTTTGAAGTCTGATATGCAAGAGTTTGAAAAACATAAAACTAAATTGGACGACTATCTTAACCAAGGAGATTTAACTTTTTATAAACTCACTACCGACCGTCTTTACCAGCGTATGGAAGAGCTAGATGGCATTACACAAGAAATTTTTAGTAAGCCTATTGATCTAAACGAAGATGAGGTATTGGTTTTAGAACCAAAAGATAAAGAATCTCCAGTTGATAAGGCAGACTTAACCAAAGAGTGGAAGAGGTATATTAAATACAATATTCTACAAGAAATGGAAGTGATGAGCAATAGAGAGGAGCGAAGAAAAAAACTCAAAGACTCTCTCATTGCTAATAAATTGAAGGACACTGTAACACTCAAGATTCTTTCTCCAGAAGAGAAAAAAATAAAAGCGACTGAAGAGATTAAAGACTTGATGTCTAATATGTTCAAGAGATTCCAAAAGAGAAAAAAAATGGATTGGTTCTCTGTTTATATGAACGCTTATACAGAGGTTTTTGACCCGCATACTAACTATTATTCTCCTAAGGATAAAGAAGATTTTGATATGCAGTTTAAAGGTTCATTTATAGGGATAGGGGCGGTGATACAAGAGAAAAAAGGAGGAATATTCCTTGGAGCTCTTACCGTGGGTGCTCCTGCTTGGAAGTCTAAACAACTTACAGAAGGCGATAAACTCATTAAAGTAAAACCTTCTCCTAAAGAGGAAGCTATTAGTGTTAATGGTATGTTGGTGGACGAGGTAGTAAGATACATAAGAGGTAAAAAAGATACGCCTGTTACGCTTACTGTAATGAAGAAAGACGGAACGATAAAAGATGTTACCCTTATTAGAGATGAGGTACAGATAGAAGACACATTTGCTAGAAGTTTGGTTATCAATACGGCTAAAGGCGAGAAAGTAGGTTATATTTATCTGCCGAGCTTTAATGCTGATTTTGGCGATGCTAAGGGAAGAAATGCTTCTGATGATGTAAAAGCCGAAATAGCAAAACTTAAAAAAGAGGGTGTTACTCGTCTTGTTTTAGACTTGAGAAATAACGGTGGTGGCTCTCTTTCTGAGGTGGTAGATATGATGGGATTGTTTATGAATAATGGTCCTGTGGTACAAATAAAAGACGGAAACGGTAAGATAGAAGTCTATAAAAATAAAACAAATGCTCCTGTGTGGGACGGCCCTTTGTTAATTATGCAAAACGAACTGTCAGCCTCGGCATCTGAGATTTTAGCGGGAGCGATGAAGGCTTACGGTAGAGCAGTTATCTTTGGTTCACCTAGTTCTTACGGAAAAGGGACGGTGCAAACTTTTGTGGATTTGAATAGATTTTTAAATACTTCTGATGACTTCGGAGCGTTGAAACTTACCATACAAAAGTTTTATGGTATAGATGGGGCTTCTAATCAGCGTAAGGGGATTACTTCGGATATTAGTCTTAAAGACTTCTTCTCTTATGCAGAAATAGGAGAGCGTTATCAGGACTATGCTTTAGCTTGGGATAAAATTGGAACTACAGACTTTAAACCACTTAACCAGATTAATATAGCAGCTTTAGTTAAACGAAGCCAAGAGAGAATGGCTAATAATGGCACTTATCAGCTTTTACAAGAGTCTGCTCAATGGAAGGAGAGTTTGGATAAAGAGAAATCCATCACTATCAATCAGACTAGGTTTAATGATTTGATGAAGAAAAGAAAGCAGGAAATAGAGCGTTTTAAAGTATTAGATAAGTATAATAACGGGCTTAAATTCACTCTTCACAAAGAAGAACAAATGAGAGGGAAAACAGATACTACTTTTGCTCATAAAAGCGATATTTGGCTCAAAGGTTTAAAGAAAGACCTCTTCTTACAAGAAGGTGTTAATGTAGTTTTAGATATAAAGTAG
- a CDS encoding glycosyltransferase family 9 protein: MTILAYRFSAFGDVAMIVPVLREFLEQNPHVEVIMVSRKNFADLFNGIDRLKFHGANLEEYKGFWGLNKLHKELLSIYKINVVADLHDVIRTKILNRLFKLKGISVFKIDKGKEQKKKLTDIWNLDKRQLKLTTERYADVFRAIGFEVKLSHQYRTQAVDKKGGGFAPFAQHQGKMLPLEKSFELAKMIAKQKPLFLFGGGAKEVEVLSQWEKRIPNTKSVAGQLSLKEELEKIAGLEVMISMDSANMHLASLVGTRCISVWAATHPFAGFLGYGQKEEDIVQVEDLTCRPCSVFGDKTCYRGDWACLQEIDIQKIVDKI, encoded by the coding sequence ATGACGATACTAGCTTACCGTTTTTCTGCCTTTGGAGATGTGGCGATGATAGTGCCTGTGCTCAGAGAATTTTTGGAGCAAAATCCTCATGTGGAGGTAATTATGGTTTCTCGTAAAAACTTCGCTGATTTATTTAACGGAATAGATAGGCTTAAATTTCACGGAGCAAATTTAGAAGAATACAAGGGTTTTTGGGGATTAAATAAGCTTCACAAAGAGCTGTTGAGTATTTACAAAATAAATGTTGTAGCGGATTTACACGATGTTATTAGGACTAAAATTTTGAACCGATTGTTTAAGCTAAAAGGAATTTCTGTATTCAAGATAGATAAAGGTAAGGAACAAAAGAAAAAGCTTACTGATATTTGGAATTTAGACAAACGACAACTCAAATTAACTACAGAACGCTATGCAGATGTGTTTAGAGCTATAGGCTTTGAGGTTAAATTATCTCACCAGTATCGTACTCAAGCAGTTGATAAAAAGGGGGGTGGTTTTGCACCATTTGCACAGCATCAAGGGAAAATGCTTCCGTTAGAAAAGTCTTTTGAATTGGCAAAAATGATAGCAAAACAAAAGCCACTTTTTTTATTCGGAGGAGGAGCTAAGGAAGTGGAGGTTTTAAGTCAATGGGAAAAGAGAATTCCAAATACAAAAAGCGTTGCAGGACAACTTTCATTAAAGGAAGAATTAGAGAAAATTGCAGGGTTAGAAGTGATGATTTCTATGGATTCTGCTAATATGCACTTAGCAAGTTTGGTGGGGACTCGTTGCATTTCGGTGTGGGCGGCTACACATCCTTTTGCAGGTTTTTTAGGGTATGGTCAAAAGGAAGAAGATATTGTGCAAGTGGAAGACCTTACTTGTCGCCCTTGTTCTGTCTTTGGAGATAAAACCTGTTATAGAGGTGATTGGGCTTGTTTGCAAGAAATAGATATACAAAAAATAGTAGATAAAATTTAA
- a CDS encoding SufE family protein — translation MTIKEKQQELIEEFAFLDDWEQKYEYIIDLGKELKGLSEDKKQEENLIKGCQSKVWLDACFKDGKVFFEADSDGILPKGIIAMLLSVYSEHSPREILDSDFEFISEIGLQEFLSPSRANGLASMIKQIKFYALAFQAKV, via the coding sequence ATGACTATAAAGGAAAAACAACAAGAATTGATAGAAGAGTTTGCTTTTTTAGACGATTGGGAGCAAAAATACGAGTATATTATAGATTTAGGCAAAGAGCTTAAAGGGCTTTCTGAAGATAAAAAGCAGGAAGAAAACCTAATAAAAGGGTGTCAGTCTAAGGTATGGTTAGATGCTTGTTTCAAAGATGGGAAAGTCTTTTTTGAGGCAGATTCAGATGGTATTTTGCCTAAAGGGATTATAGCAATGCTACTTTCTGTGTATAGCGAGCACTCTCCTCGAGAAATTCTAGATTCCGATTTTGAATTTATTTCAGAGATAGGGCTTCAAGAGTTTCTGTCTCCTTCTCGTGCCAATGGTCTAGCCTCAATGATAAAACAAATTAAATTCTATGCTTTGGCATTCCAAGCCAAGGTCTAA
- a CDS encoding glycosyltransferase family 2 protein, with protein MISICIPIYNTEVTTLVTDLKSEIKTNHLNAEIVLIDDASDEYCRKLNKPLETVVDTMVWLPKNVGRARIRNLFFKHTKGQYLLFLDGDGEIISNQFIQNYQKFITENKDAKVVYGGRCIQKEEPSVERYLRWKFANERENLPLFQREKNKHLSFQTNNFLIERETFSQCLFDEQLTGYGYEDLVFAKDLKDKGIDVFHINNPILNIDLETNEVYLKKVEDSINNLCFLLKNSPKKVEDIKLVKAYYMVKKLKLSFVLSRLFSSFGKEFIREKLLGGKVSLRYLDMYKLGLLLEKTNPSV; from the coding sequence ATGATATCTATCTGTATTCCCATCTATAATACTGAAGTTACTACGCTAGTAACCGATTTGAAATCCGAAATAAAAACGAACCATTTAAATGCAGAAATCGTTTTAATAGACGATGCTTCTGATGAGTATTGCCGAAAGCTAAACAAACCGCTTGAAACTGTTGTGGATACAATGGTTTGGCTTCCTAAAAATGTGGGAAGAGCTAGAATAAGAAATTTGTTTTTCAAGCACACTAAAGGTCAGTATCTTTTGTTTTTAGATGGTGATGGCGAAATTATATCTAACCAATTCATTCAGAATTATCAAAAATTCATTACTGAAAATAAAGATGCAAAAGTCGTTTATGGAGGAAGGTGTATTCAAAAAGAAGAGCCTTCAGTAGAGAGATATTTGAGATGGAAGTTCGCTAATGAAAGAGAAAATTTACCTTTATTTCAACGAGAAAAAAATAAACATTTGTCTTTTCAGACCAATAATTTCCTTATAGAAAGAGAGACTTTTTCACAATGTTTGTTTGATGAACAACTTACAGGCTATGGCTATGAAGATTTAGTTTTTGCGAAAGATTTAAAGGATAAAGGCATAGATGTTTTCCATATAAATAATCCTATCCTAAATATTGATTTAGAAACTAATGAAGTTTATTTAAAAAAAGTGGAAGACTCTATAAACAACCTTTGTTTTTTATTGAAAAATTCTCCTAAAAAAGTAGAAGATATTAAACTTGTCAAAGCGTACTATATGGTAAAGAAACTAAAATTGAGTTTTGTTTTATCAAGGCTTTTTTCATCTTTTGGAAAAGAGTTTATACGAGAAAAATTGCTCGGTGGAAAGGTTAGCCTTAGATACTTAGATATGTATAAACTAGGGTTATTGTTAGAAAAAACAAATCCCTCCGTTTAA